In Drosophila kikkawai strain 14028-0561.14 unplaced genomic scaffold, DkikHiC1v2 scaffold_209, whole genome shotgun sequence, the DNA window cgAAAGTCACCACTGAACTAATGTAGAAGCCGCGTCGGCCGCTCCTATTTATACCTAAACTCTGCTCTGCACGAGCGAGCCCGAACGCTATGGCCTTCTCGCTCTGTGCTCGACAAACGAAATGGCATGTGCTTCGACTAGCTCTCTCTTTTCCACCCTCCACGTTTTGCTATATAAGAGGGTAGGCAATGCGCAGCTCGTTTATTGTGTTTTCAGACTCGTGAAGTAAACAGTGGACAGACagtgaaaataagaagaatataaaatggcccGTACCAAGCAGACCGCTCGCAAATCGACTGGTGGCAAGGCGCCACGCAAACAACTGGCAACCAAGGCCGCTCGCAAGAGTGCCCCAGCCACCGGTGGTGTGAAGAAGCCCCATCGCTATCGCCCCGGAACTGTGGCTCTGCGTGAGATCCGTCGCTACCAGAAGAGTACCGAGCTGCTGATCCGCAAGCTGCCTTTCCAGCGCTTGGTGCGTGAAATCGCTCAGGACTTCAAGACTGACCTGCGCTTCCAGAGCTCGGCCGTGATGGCTCTGCAGGAAGCTAGCGA includes these proteins:
- the LOC138929464 gene encoding histone H3, translated to MARTKQTARKSTGGKAPRKQLATKAARKSAPATGGVKKPHRYRPGTVALREIRRYQKSTELLIRKLPFQRLVREIAQDFKTDLRFQSSAVMALQEASEAYLVGLFEDTNLCAIHAKRVTIMPKDIQLARRIRGERA